The following are from one region of the Sandaracinus amylolyticus genome:
- the hisH gene encoding imidazole glycerol phosphate synthase subunit HisH, whose translation MSAATREVVVVDLGMGNLRSVARALERAGASARISSDADVIANAPRLVVPGQGQFRDCATALEGELGGAVRAFVASGRPYLGICLGMQALFASSEEAPGMAGLGIFDGTVKRFARDLRDAGGERLKVPHMGWAELALPASPHPLLRSEPRWFYFVHSYVCVPDDAGIIAATADHGGAFCAAVARENVFACQFHPEKSGAAGHALLTRYLEGAWS comes from the coding sequence ATGAGCGCGGCCACGAGAGAGGTGGTCGTCGTCGACCTCGGGATGGGCAACCTGCGCAGCGTCGCGCGTGCGCTCGAGCGCGCCGGTGCGTCGGCGCGGATCAGCAGCGATGCCGACGTGATCGCGAACGCGCCGCGCCTCGTCGTGCCGGGCCAGGGGCAGTTCCGCGACTGCGCGACGGCGCTCGAGGGCGAGCTCGGCGGCGCGGTGCGGGCGTTCGTCGCGAGCGGTCGTCCGTACCTCGGCATCTGCCTCGGCATGCAGGCGCTCTTCGCATCGAGCGAGGAGGCGCCGGGCATGGCGGGCCTCGGGATCTTCGATGGCACCGTGAAGCGCTTCGCGCGCGATCTGCGCGACGCGGGCGGCGAGCGCCTGAAGGTGCCGCACATGGGCTGGGCCGAGCTCGCGCTTCCGGCTTCGCCGCATCCGCTGCTGCGCTCCGAGCCGCGCTGGTTCTACTTCGTGCACTCGTACGTCTGCGTGCCCGACGACGCGGGGATCATCGCGGCGACGGCGGATCACGGTGGAGCGTTCTGCGCGGCGGTGGCGCGCGAGAACGTGTTCGCGTGTCAGTTCCACCCCGAGAAGAGCGGAGCGGCGGGGCACGCGCTGCTGACGCGATACCTGGAGGGCGCGTGGAGCTGA
- the hisB gene encoding imidazoleglycerol-phosphate dehydratase HisB, producing the protein MTRRAILERITKETRIEVEIDLDGTGQYDVQTPLPFLSHMVEQLARHGMIDLKVRAQGDVEIDGHHTTEDLAITIGRCVADALGDKRGIRRYGSATLPMDEACVTCAIDLSGRTFFQSRIDLPKAKVGNFDTELADVFFEGFARGAQCNLHLYKHAGDNLHHIIEISFKALARALRDASEIDPRAASVLPSTKGTLTE; encoded by the coding sequence CGCGCCATCCTCGAGCGGATCACGAAGGAGACGCGGATCGAGGTCGAGATCGACCTCGACGGCACCGGGCAGTACGACGTGCAGACGCCGCTGCCGTTCCTCTCGCACATGGTGGAGCAGCTCGCGCGGCACGGGATGATCGACCTCAAGGTGCGCGCCCAGGGCGACGTCGAGATCGACGGGCACCACACCACCGAGGACCTCGCGATCACGATCGGTCGCTGCGTCGCGGACGCGCTCGGCGACAAGCGCGGCATTCGTCGCTACGGCTCGGCGACGCTCCCGATGGACGAGGCCTGCGTGACGTGCGCGATCGATCTCTCGGGGCGCACCTTCTTCCAGTCGCGCATCGATCTGCCGAAGGCGAAGGTCGGCAACTTCGACACCGAGCTCGCCGACGTCTTCTTCGAGGGCTTCGCGCGCGGCGCGCAGTGCAACCTGCACCTCTACAAGCACGCGGGCGACAACCTCCACCACATCATCGAGATCTCGTTCAAGGCGCTGGCGCGCGCGCTGCGCGACGCGAGCGAGATCGATCCGCGCGCGGCGAGCGTGCTGCCGTCGACGAAGGGAACGCTGACCGAATGA